DNA sequence from the Phycisphaeraceae bacterium genome:
CCATGCCCGCGCCATGGCTGAGCGGGATCTCGGCGTCGAGGGCCATCGGGCGCTCATGCACCGTCGCCTGCGCATTGCCGAGGAGATCATGACGCTGCTTGAGACGCAGCTTCGGCCGAAGGAACTCTGGCTCGTCGGCCGCGCGGCGAAGGGTCAGCTTGACGCCGACCCCGTCATCCGCGTGCGCTTCCACGGTGATGATCCGATCGGCACCATCGCCGCGGTGCTGGTCGAGGCAGGCTACGAGGAGCCGTCGTTTGAGACCCTTTCGACGCGCGTAGGTCGACTCTCGTCGCTGCGCTTCAATGAAGGCGAAGTGGAGTGTGTCGTGGTGCGCTGCCCGCCGTCGCAGGTGAGCGACAGCACCATCGATCTCGTGACCGGTGGAGCGGTCGTGCGGCAATCACTCGAATCGCTTCGACGCGAGCTGGCCTCGGGCGACGATCAGCCGATGCCGCCCTTGAGCTGACTGCTCGACGAGAACCGGGCCTTCAGCTTGCGCATCGCAGGGTCTTCATCGCGCAAGTAGCCGTCGGGTCGAGCGGGAGTGTCGGCATCGCTTCCGGGGCGAGCCGGTCGCTCCACCAGCGCCTTGATCGAGAGGCTGACACGCTTGCGGTCGGCATCGACCGAGAGCACCTTCGCCGTCACGATCTGGTCCCTCTTGAGCACCCGATCGACCGAGGGAATGCGGTCGTGGCTGACTTCGCTGATGTGGACCAGTCCTTCAAGACCGGTTGCAATCTCGACGAATGCCCCGAACTCCGTGAGTCGCGTGACCCGGCCGGTCACCGTCGCGCCGATGACGATCTCCGACATCTTCTGGAGCACGGGATCGGCCATGATCTGCTTGCGGCCCAGGGCAATCTTCGGCGGCTGCTGCGAGCGATCGATGCGAAGGATCTTGACCTCAAGTTCATCGCCGACCTTGACCACCTCGGAGGGGTGCTTCAAGCGCTCGTGCGCAAGGTCGGCAATGTGAATCAGCCCGTCGATACCGCCAATGTCGGCGAAGGCGCCATAGGGCTGCACGCTGGTCACGGTCGCGCGAATCTGCTGTCCCTCTTCCAGCGTGTCGAGGATCTCATCGCGCTTTCGAGCCCGCTCCTGGGCGAGCGCCGCCTTGCGGCTGAGCACAAGGCGACCCTTCTCCTTCCGGAGTTCGAGGATCTGGCAGGGGAACTTCTGCCCGAGAAACACCGAGATATCGGGGACATGGCGCAGGTCGACCTGACCCGCGGGCATGAACGCCTTGTGATGGGCGACTTCCATTTCGAGCCCGCCCTTGTTCATGCCGATGCAGCGGGCCTCCACCACCTGGCCGACTTCGAGGTGCTCCCAGTCAGCCTTCTGCGTTGCCCCCGGCAGGGAAAGCACATGAAGTCCTTCAAAAGCATCCATGCGCTCGAGAATGAACTCGCGCTCGCTGCCGACTTCGGGCGTCTCCTCGCCGAACTGAACGAGCGGGCAGACGCCCTGCATGAGGTTGCCGAACTCGACAAAGACATCGCCGTCGTGGATCCGCATGATGCGTCCCACGCGGATCTGGCGCTCCGGCTTGGGTGCTCGATCCCGCTGCGAGCCGCGGGGCTTTCGCCGCTGCTGCTTCGAGCGATCGGGCGCACGGCCCTTGTGGCGAGCCGAAGGCGCCGGAGCGCGCTCGCTCCGCTCGGGAGTGCTCGAGTCGTCCGCGCCCTTACCGCCATCATCGCTGCCCGAGAGTTCGATCAGGTCGTCCATTGACATATCGCCCAAAGCCTCGCTGATCTCGCGCTCGAGGGCGTCGTCAAGAGACGGGGCGGGCCGAGCCGGAGGCGTCGGCGGCGTGGTCGGCGATCGATCGGGGGGCTGGGTGGGGTCCATGGGATGCTCCGGCGTCTCGGGAGGGAACCGCATCGGCTGCCGGCGGGCGGTCCTTCAGGGTATCCGAGAGTGGGGGGACGGTTCCAAGCCCCGAGCCGGGGCGATCGGGCAACCAAAGCCGGCTCGAGTTCGTATTCGAGAGCGTCCAGTTATGATCAATGGTTCTCTCTGGTCGCCCCCGGGGTGGCCAGTCACCAGTCCCCGCCACGGCGGGTTCGCGCTCGCATCGGAGGCCAGGAACAACCATGCCAAGCAGCAAGGCCGCGTGGGGTATCGAAGTGGGAGCAGGGGCCGTCAAGGCCATCCGGCTCGAGCGAAGCGGCAGCGAGGTCCAAGTCACGGACTTCGCCTATATCGAACACAAGAAGGTCCTGACAACGCCCGACCTCGATCACAACGAGGTGATCCGGCTCAGCCTCGGGCAGCTCGTCAGTCAGAAGAACTTCGAGAACGAGCGAGTCGTGATGAGCGTGCCCGGGCACTCGGCGCTCGCGCGCTTTGCCAAGTTGCCGCCGGTCGAGCCGAAGAAAATCCCCGACATCGTCAAGTTCGAGGCGGTGCAGCAGATCCCGTTTCCCATCGATCAGGTCGAGTGGGACTACCAGACCTTCTCCGCACCCGACAGCCCCGAGGTCGAAGTCGGCATCTTCGCGATCACCAAGGAGAAGATCGCCGATCGCCTGGCGCTCTACGGCGAGCTTGGTCTGACGCCGGAGATCGTCACGCTCAGCCCGCTCGCGGTCTACAACGCGGCGGTTCACGACCTCGAGACGAAGCCCGGCACCCCGCTCGTCATTCTCGACATCGGGACATCGGCGAGCGACCTCATTGTCGCTCTCGATGGTCACTGCTGGATTCGCACCTTCCCGCTCGGTGGCCATCACTTCACCGAGGCGCTGGAGCAGTCCTTCAGCCTCAGCTACAGCAAGGCGGAGCGCCTCAAGCATGAGTCGGCAACCAGCCAATACGCCAAGCAGATGATGCAGGCGATGCGGCCGGTCATCGGCGACCTGCTTCAGGAAGTGCAGCGAAGCCTCGGCCACTTCCAGACGCTCCACCGGGAAGCGCAGGTCAGTTCGATCATCGGTGTCGGAAGCACCTTCAAGATCCCCGGCCTGCGGAAGTTCCTCGGCCAGCAGCTTCAACTCGAAGTCAATCGCCTTGATGAGTTCAAGAAGATTCGCGTCGAGGGACGCGAGGCTGCGGACTTCGCGGCACATTGCGTGAATTTCGCCACCGCCTATGGCCTCGCCCTTCAGGGGGTCGGACAGTCGGCGATTGCCGTCAATCTCTCGCCCGTCCGCAACATCCGCGAGAAGGTCTGGGCCTCGAAGACGAAATGGTTCGGTGCCGCGGCGGCGATCGCGATCGTGGCGGGCGCCGCGATGACGGTGCGGCCGCTCATCGAGCGCGTCCAGATTCCCGGCGATATGCCGCAGGTGACGCGCGTCAAGAACAGCGGTAAGGGCTTTGTTGATGAGTATCGCCGCGTGGAGTCATCGAGTGACATCGGCTTCGTTGCCGAGAACATGCGGCGCCTGCTGGAAGATCGTGAAGTCTGGCCCTTCCTCGTCAGGGACTCCTTCGAGGCGCTGCGATCGAGCAAGCCCTCGCGCGTCGAGCTCGAGGCGACCAACATCGCCGATGTCCTTCGACTCTCCGCCGGCCAGCGCAATCTCATCATGCTGGAACGGCTCTCCGGCACCTACGACTTCGTGAATGGCCGCCGGGTCATCGATGTTCGAATGCAGGTCACCTTCCCCGAGCGGGATCAGCCTCGCGGGTTCCTCAACTCCACCGTGGGCGACTGGCTTCGGGCGAACGCCGACCGGCCCGATGTGCCCTACATCATCCTGTCCGACACCACCTCGCCCAGCATCGAGGTCACCGGTCCTCTTGGCGGACCAGAGAGCGAGCGCGCTCCGGGGCAGCGAGGGTCCGATGACTCGCTCGATCTTCCCTCGATGCCGGGCCGCGAGGGCGACGCGGGCGCGACCACGCCCTCCGCTCCCCCATCGCAGGGACATCCGGGGCGCCAAAGACCCGGCGCAGGCGGCGGCGTGTCACGCGGTGGCGACGGCGGCGGGGGGGGTGTCGGCTTCGGAATCGGTGAATTGAAGCCGCCGCCTGGCACCGATCGCGAGCCTGTCGAAGAGGAGCGACGGCAGGGGCCCACCGGGCCCTCGCCCGAGGAGGTCGCCGAGGCGAAGGAACTGGATCAACTCGCGCCGATTCCGGGGCTGCCGGGCATCTACTCCAATGTGCGCTTCCATCGTGCCGTGATCACCTTCCGGGTCCAGCTTCGTGGTGATGCTGGTCCTGCGCCTGCCACCGAGGAGGGCGTGCAGTGAATTTCAAGCTGGTGCTCGACTGGGTTCGCCGCCATGTCTTCATCGTTGTCTTCGGCGTGATCAT
Encoded proteins:
- a CDS encoding S1 RNA-binding domain-containing protein, encoding MDPTQPPDRSPTTPPTPPARPAPSLDDALEREISEALGDMSMDDLIELSGSDDGGKGADDSSTPERSERAPAPSARHKGRAPDRSKQQRRKPRGSQRDRAPKPERQIRVGRIMRIHDGDVFVEFGNLMQGVCPLVQFGEETPEVGSEREFILERMDAFEGLHVLSLPGATQKADWEHLEVGQVVEARCIGMNKGGLEMEVAHHKAFMPAGQVDLRHVPDISVFLGQKFPCQILELRKEKGRLVLSRKAALAQERARKRDEILDTLEEGQQIRATVTSVQPYGAFADIGGIDGLIHIADLAHERLKHPSEVVKVGDELEVKILRIDRSQQPPKIALGRKQIMADPVLQKMSEIVIGATVTGRVTRLTEFGAFVEIATGLEGLVHISEVSHDRIPSVDRVLKRDQIVTAKVLSVDADRKRVSLSIKALVERPARPGSDADTPARPDGYLRDEDPAMRKLKARFSSSSQLKGGIG
- the pilM gene encoding type IV pilus assembly protein PilM: MPSSKAAWGIEVGAGAVKAIRLERSGSEVQVTDFAYIEHKKVLTTPDLDHNEVIRLSLGQLVSQKNFENERVVMSVPGHSALARFAKLPPVEPKKIPDIVKFEAVQQIPFPIDQVEWDYQTFSAPDSPEVEVGIFAITKEKIADRLALYGELGLTPEIVTLSPLAVYNAAVHDLETKPGTPLVILDIGTSASDLIVALDGHCWIRTFPLGGHHFTEALEQSFSLSYSKAERLKHESATSQYAKQMMQAMRPVIGDLLQEVQRSLGHFQTLHREAQVSSIIGVGSTFKIPGLRKFLGQQLQLEVNRLDEFKKIRVEGREAADFAAHCVNFATAYGLALQGVGQSAIAVNLSPVRNIREKVWASKTKWFGAAAAIAIVAGAAMTVRPLIERVQIPGDMPQVTRVKNSGKGFVDEYRRVESSSDIGFVAENMRRLLEDREVWPFLVRDSFEALRSSKPSRVELEATNIADVLRLSAGQRNLIMLERLSGTYDFVNGRRVIDVRMQVTFPERDQPRGFLNSTVGDWLRANADRPDVPYIILSDTTSPSIEVTGPLGGPESERAPGQRGSDDSLDLPSMPGREGDAGATTPSAPPSQGHPGRQRPGAGGGVSRGGDGGGGGVGFGIGELKPPPGTDREPVEEERRQGPTGPSPEEVAEAKELDQLAPIPGLPGIYSNVRFHRAVITFRVQLRGDAGPAPATEEGVQ